A single region of the Podospora pseudopauciseta strain CBS 411.78 chromosome 1, whole genome shotgun sequence genome encodes:
- a CDS encoding hypothetical protein (EggNog:ENOG503P4UC) — MAIGNFTLSYLLFTILHFCQFVLAIAVCALYGVELDRARKANVSGDSKWIYAEVVGGLSALTALLYCIPYILRFAAIWVWNLVLFILWIVLFGIFGKMYINENPEGNHDIVRMRSAVWVVLANAILWLVSFIANLTYWWMHKERRSRFTSRAKV; from the exons ATGGCGATTGGGAATTTCACGCTGAGCTATCTGCTCTTCACAATCCTCCACTTCTGCCAGTTTGTCCTCGCCATTGCCGTCTGCGCTCTCTATGGCGTCGAACTGGACCGCGCCCGTAAGGCGAACGTGAGCGGTGATTCCAAATGG ATCTACGCAGAAGTAGTAGGCGGCCTCTCCGCCCTGACAGCCCTCCTCTACTGCATCCCCTACATCCTCCGCTTCGCCGCCATCTGGGTCTGGAACCTCGTGCTCTTCATCCTCTGGATCGTCCTCTTTGGCATCTTTGGCAAAATGTACATCAATGAGAACCCAGAGGGCAACCACGACATTGTGCGCATGCGGAGCGCCGTCTGGGTCGTCCTTGCCAACGCCATCCTCTGGCTCGTCAGCTTCATCGCCAACCTGACCTACTGGTGGATGCacaaggagaggaggagcaggtttACCAGCCGGGCCAAGGTTTAG